Below is a window of Musa acuminata AAA Group cultivar baxijiao chromosome BXJ3-11, Cavendish_Baxijiao_AAA, whole genome shotgun sequence DNA.
ttataattaaaatctaattaaatctatgatatatcttacttaatgagATAAAATTATATAGTTTATGAATTTTGACCTAAGTTTCTATTAACTTAGGTGATTGCAACGATTTCACACCACAATCTATTAACTTTGCCCTTTACTCGGGTTTCTGTTAGTGGGGATATTAAGGGACACTATCATCATATGGATCGGTCGTGTCTGTCATTTTCTAGGTGAAGAAAAGTCATGCATGTTTCATCAACATTCTCAAACACAAACACCGCACATCGACTGTCCCAGCTTCACTTCATTCTCTTGGTAGTTTCGGCGAACGAGAAAGCAAGCTGAGAAAACGTATTCGATGGAGTCCAGACCAATGGGATGCAAGACTAGAGGAAGCAACTTACGCTTTGGGAACGACTTCTTTAACAAGGCCGGCGTCTTGATGGAGACAGGACCAAGAAGACCGACCGGGAGGAATCGTTCGACATTTTTAGTATATATATAGGCGTCCTAACTTCGAGTTGTTTGTGAccaaatcgagagagagagagagagagtaactcTGCATGGATCCGAGACTAGAGGAAGCAGCTTATGCGGGATACCTCACTTTGTTGCGGCGTTTGCTACAAGAAGACCGGCTCCTGCTCCACAGGCAAAGCATCGCCGCGGCTCACCTGTCGGACAGCCCCCTCCACATCGCTGCATCGCTCGGCCACTCCGACCTGGTCCGGGAGATCCTCGCCGTAAACCCGGAGCTCGCGCATGGCCGCAACCGCGAAGGCCTTTCCGCCTTGCACCTGGCCGCTGCCCAAGGCCACTTATCCGTGGTGACCGAGCTGCTGCAGTACGCAGCCGCTGCCAATCTCTGCTTGGCGACCGACAACGATGGCTTCATGCCCGCCCACGCTGCAGCCTTACAAGGCAGGCTTGATGTGTTGACAGTGTTACTGGATGCGTGCCCGGAGTCCTCGCGAGCTGTGACATCTCAAGGTGACTCCATCCTTCATCTTACTGTGAAATCAAACAGCTTCGAGACCGTGCAGTTCTTGCTGGACAGAACGGATGAGAACGATGAGCTACTCAACTCTGGAGATGCGAAAGGCAACACCGTCCTGCACCTTGCTGTGGCCAGAAAACATCTGCAGGCAGGTATTCCTGATCCCGATTAGAGGAAATAGATTTAAATGTCTTCTTCTTCACAAGGTGTTTATGCATCTCTGTACCTCCTGAGACGAGAGCTTTCCCACAACAAAAGTTGAATactctttgcatttcattcaaaaaaagcaAATGGAAATACCAAGGAACTTCCTGTTCATAGCTCTGGTAATACCATTGAATGCAGATCGTGAAGTTGCTTCTGGGACGGCGAGGTATCGAAGCTAACGCCACCAACATGAGAGGCGACACCGTCCTTGATATGCTACTGGATTCACCCTGCCAACATGGAGATCTATTGTTGGGAGAACTGATTCGGGCAGCAGGTGGAAGAACCACCGCAGAAGAAGAGAAGACTCGGCCGAAATCGTCACCGAGCGACGCCAGAGCCTCTGTCGCCTCACGCGGAAGCCGACCAAATCGTTGGCACCCCTTCCGACGCCAGGCTCGACCTTCTAAGGATGACCACAGCGCCCGAAAAGTATGGCGTGAGCCTGAAGAAAGGTATAACAACAAACCAGCAGCACTAATGGTGGTGGCGACGTTGATCGCCACCATCACATTCGAAGCTGGGTTGAACCCCCCAGATGAGTTGAAGGACCCCTTCACTTCTAGTCTCAAGTTATTCCTACTGTTCGACATGTTCGGGTTGTTTGCATCCTTGAGCATCATTCTTTTATTGATATGTTGTGTGCCAAGACGGAAGAAAATGGTAATGGGAATCCTAAAGTGGATTCTATGGCTGGCGGTGTTCTCGACGGCGTTAGCATTCTTGATCGCCATTAGGCGAATATTTTTCTATCCACCCTACACTACCATCCTTCTCCTGAGCTGGTTCGGAATCATCAGTCTCTTCATGGTTTGGGTGTGCTTTAGAGCGATCAGGTGGTTGTTGCGCAAAGGTGGATGctggaagaagaaagatggagaagGAGAAAGCCACGGAGGCCCCACAAGGGCTGTTGCCATCTGCACGAAGATTGTGGTGGGGGTGTTGATAATAATTCTTTTAGGCGGATTTCTTATTGTAAATTtattagtgtttttttttataCAGTAAATaggtcaataatagaataatatgaCCTATCATTATTCTTATATGGTTTATCCTTCATCATCTTTTAAAGTTACTTTATCTTATTTTCAGAATGTAATTTGCTTTTATGTATTTTGTTCCACGGTATATAGTTAGTAAATCTGTAACTTTAATCAT
It encodes the following:
- the LOC135652598 gene encoding ankyrin repeat-containing protein BDA1-like, with product MDPRLEEAAYAGYLTLLRRLLQEDRLLLHRQSIAAAHLSDSPLHIAASLGHSDLVREILAVNPELAHGRNREGLSALHLAAAQGHLSVVTELLQYAAAANLCLATDNDGFMPAHAAALQGRLDVLTVLLDACPESSRAVTSQGDSILHLTVKSNSFETVQFLLDRTDENDELLNSGDAKGNTVLHLAVARKHLQAGIPDPD